CAAATCCTCAATTACATCACGTGTAGTGCCGGCTATATCGGTTACTATGGCCTTTTCTTCATTTAGGAGGCGGTTGAGTAAAGTGGACTTGCCCACATTGGTATTACCGGTGATGGCCACTGGAAAGCCGTTTTTAATGGCGTTGCCCAGTTCGAATGAATTCAGCAGCTTTGATATCAATTGGTCAATTTCCTCCAGCAATTCCTTAAGTTGGGTTCTATCGGCAAATTCCACATCCTCTTCGCTGAAATCCAGTTCCAGCTCAATCAGCGAAATGAAGTTCAGCAATTTCTCGCGTAGGTTTCGAATCTCTGAGGAAAACCCACCGCGCATCTGCTGCATGGCCAGCTTATGAGAAGCCGAAGAAGTGGAGGCAATCAGATCGGCCACGCCTTCTGCCTGGGCCAGGTCCATCTTGCCGTTGTGAAAGGCCCGCATGGTGAATTCGCCGGGATTGGCCGTGCGGGCCCCGTGATTGATCAATAATTGCAGCAACTTTTGCTGGATATACATCGATCCATGGCACGATATTTCAACCATATGATTTCCCGTATAGGAATGGGGTGCATGATAGGGAACCAACAACACCTCATCGAGCACCTGTTCTCCTTCAATTATACTGCCAAGATGCATTTTGCGGGGCATCAGCTCTTCCGTATTTTTATGACTGCCTCTGGGTTGAAAGATTTTATCAATCAATGAGAAGACTTCGTTGCCGTCCACCCGCACAACAGCAATGGCACCATTTCCCTGTGGAGTGGAGATGGCACATATGTTACCGGCATCCATCATTTGGGGACTGATTTTGTTTGCTGCAAATTTAACTAGCTTTAATTGAAATAGGAGTGAGGTAACTAAATTATTCAGAATGCGTATATATAATAGATTTGTCTTTCACCAATAAATGAGTTAATTTTGAATGTAAATTAGATAAAGGCAACTATGAGCATTTTGGTCAATAAGGATTCCAGGGTTATTGTGCAGGGGATTACAGGAAGTGAGGGAACTTTTCATACCGAACAGATGATGGATTACGGTACCCAGGTAGTCGGTGGGGTTACACCCGGAAAGGAAGGAATGAAACACCTGGGCGTTCCTGTTTTCAATACGGTGGAAAAAGCTGTGGAAGAAACGGCAGCCAATACTTCGGTCATATTTGTTCCTCCCGCATTTGCAGCAGATGCCGTTATGGAAGCCAGTGATGCAGGTATCGAGGTTGTAGTGGCTATATCTGAAGGGATCCCCACGCAGGATATGGTTAAGCTAAAGGAGTTCATCAAAGACAGCGGAACCGTTTTAATCGGGCCCAACTGTCCGGGGATTATAACTCCTGAAGAATGCAAGGCAGGCATCATGCCGGGATTCATTCATAAAAAGGGCTCGGTGGGTATTGTGTCCCGATCCGGAACATTGACCTATGAAGCAGTGGATCAGGTAACCAAGCTGGGAATGGGCCAATCAACCTGTATTGGGATAGGAGGGGACCCCATTGTTGGAACCTCCACGCTGGATGCAGTTAAACTATTTATGGATGATACTGAAACAGATGGCATCATCATTATTGGGGAGATTGGAGGAAGCATGGAAACAGAAGCTGCAGAATGGATCCGGGTAAACGCTACCAAACCGGTAGTTGCTTTTATTGCCGGAAAAACGGCTCCGAAAGGCAGGAGAATGGGGCATGCAGGAGCCATCATAGGAGGGAAATCGGATACTGCTTCAGCCAAGATTGAAACCATGAGAAGGTGCGGGATTCATATTGCAGAATCCCCGGCGGGTATCGGTCAGGCCATGTTTGATGCACTAAGTAAAGCCTGTCCATAAATACAGATGCTGGTTAAAGCGTCTCTAAACAGATGAGATAAACAATTATTAAAATACATGGTACATGCAGGACAAAGATTGGAGCGATAGAGTCATTCTCATCGCCGAAGATGAAAAGATCAATTATCTTTACCTGAAATCGATTTTTGATAAAACCGGTGCCAGCACATTATGGGCCAGGAGCGGATCAGAAGCCGTTCAAATGTGTAGGGAGCATCCTGTAGACATTGTATTGATGGATATCAAAATGCCCGGAACCGACGGAAATGAAGCCACCCGAAATATAAAAGCGTTGAATTCCGATATTGCGGTAATCGTTCAAACTTCCTACACGATGAAAGAAGACAGTAAAAAAGCCTTTGAAGCCGGTTGTGATACCTTCCTAAGCAAACCCGTCCGCCCGAAAAATCTGCTGGCGATCGTTGAAAAGTATATTTA
This genomic window from Bacteroidales bacterium contains:
- the mnmE gene encoding tRNA uridine-5-carboxymethylaminomethyl(34) synthesis GTPase MnmE, which produces MDAGNICAISTPQGNGAIAVVRVDGNEVFSLIDKIFQPRGSHKNTEELMPRKMHLGSIIEGEQVLDEVLLVPYHAPHSYTGNHMVEISCHGSMYIQQKLLQLLINHGARTANPGEFTMRAFHNGKMDLAQAEGVADLIASTSSASHKLAMQQMRGGFSSEIRNLREKLLNFISLIELELDFSEEDVEFADRTQLKELLEEIDQLISKLLNSFELGNAIKNGFPVAITGNTNVGKSTLLNRLLNEEKAIVTDIAGTTRDVIEDLINIQGIEFRFIDTAGIRDTREKIETIGIERTFDQIDKAQIVLLLVDATQPTETVVETIKKVEERIKGTSKKLMILLNKVDQVTTEDEVVDIEKAIRKVIHTEDELLRISAKQGTNIDKLTSKLLNSVNYSPLNQNEIMVTNVRHYEALKNAYDALQRAREGMESGLSSDLFVMDVRQVIHYLGEITGEITTDEVLGNIFKHFCVGK
- the sucD gene encoding succinate--CoA ligase subunit alpha — translated: MSILVNKDSRVIVQGITGSEGTFHTEQMMDYGTQVVGGVTPGKEGMKHLGVPVFNTVEKAVEETAANTSVIFVPPAFAADAVMEASDAGIEVVVAISEGIPTQDMVKLKEFIKDSGTVLIGPNCPGIITPEECKAGIMPGFIHKKGSVGIVSRSGTLTYEAVDQVTKLGMGQSTCIGIGGDPIVGTSTLDAVKLFMDDTETDGIIIIGEIGGSMETEAAEWIRVNATKPVVAFIAGKTAPKGRRMGHAGAIIGGKSDTASAKIETMRRCGIHIAESPAGIGQAMFDALSKACP
- a CDS encoding response regulator, which encodes MQDKDWSDRVILIAEDEKINYLYLKSIFDKTGASTLWARSGSEAVQMCREHPVDIVLMDIKMPGTDGNEATRNIKALNSDIAVIVQTSYTMKEDSKKAFEAGCDTFLSKPVRPKNLLAIVEKYI